Proteins encoded together in one Amblyomma americanum isolate KBUSLIRL-KWMA chromosome 1, ASM5285725v1, whole genome shotgun sequence window:
- the LOC144125752 gene encoding uncharacterized protein LOC144125752 has product MLPTKEQILEHLPKQFKQFSNVRVVDCTKIALGQPNCLQCALREYSHYKRGFTAKYMVAVTPAGMTAYISEGYGGRESDKAIFEQSGLIDAPEPISEAIMADRGFLIDEICAHYLIDLIRPPFKKPKQQLSKGEALRTQTIASARVHVERAIQRMKTLKILATKVPWNMVGQLDDILMIIAGITNISSSIIAAHLFL; this is encoded by the coding sequence ATGCTCCCCACAAAAGAGCAAATTCTTGAACACTTGCCAAAGCAGTTCAAGCAGTTCAGTAATGTAAGAGTTGTCGACTGCACCAAGATAGCTTTGGGGCAGCCCAACTGTTTGCAGTGTGCACTGAGAGAATATTCACACTACAAGAGGGGATTTACAGCTAAGTATATGGTAGCTGTCACTCCAGCTGGCATGACTGCTTATATAAGCGAAGGCTATGGAGGACGCGAATCCGACAAGGCCATATTCGAACAAAGTGGCCTGATTGATGCACCTGAGCCAATATCAGAGGCAATAATGGCTGATCGTGGGTTTTTAATCGACGAAATTTGTGCACACTATCTCATTGACCTTATCCGGCCTCCGTTCAAGAAACCAAAGCAGCAGCTGTCTAAGGGCGAAGCTCTTCGAACCCAGACAATTGCTTCAGCCAGGGTGCATGTCGAACGTGCAATCCAACGGATGAAAACGCTTAAGATCCTGGCAACAAAAGTGCCGTGGAACATGGTTGGGCAATTGGACGACATCCTCATGATCATTGCCGGTATAACGAACATTTCATCCTCAATTATTGCTGCACATCTTTTCCTGTGA